The proteins below are encoded in one region of Macrobrachium rosenbergii isolate ZJJX-2024 chromosome 29, ASM4041242v1, whole genome shotgun sequence:
- the LOC136854425 gene encoding uncharacterized protein: MCDGLFSSEAAATSLKSAGETISNSLLIAMVLKGLPEECTPFNTVVMQKDSEPTFLEFKSLLRSYEESLRSREAHRPNVKSENVLKVNYKKNPDFQYGGSASGSSIRCYSCGKPGHKSFECKLKKDRDVCSVLVDCGATTHIITDKSKFKCFDEDFDESKHMVELADGARCKNIVKGKAVSKGATVSFNPNHSELISPNGVSFEINKKGKLYYLNNVSSCKSRSLEEWHQVLGHCNVKDILKLEDKAEDDYSGSVFVYFLKQKSDALNATKKFPADTSSYGVVKRLRCDNGGEFTSSEFKEFLEGGESEDSESDSDNENVICNEKKTTVNDNQSDPVSKPILVEDEHSEINADLTETERKVDDGYMPLKKG; the protein is encoded by the exons atGTGTGACGGACTATTTTCTTCGGAGGCAGCCGCTACTTCGTTAAAGTCAGCTGGTGAAACGATCAGCAACAGCCTTCTTATTGCTATGGTGTTGAAGGGTCTTCCAGAGGAATGTACTCCATTTAATACTGTTGTTATGCAGAAGGATAGTGAGCCTACGTTTCTGGAATTCAAGTCTCTACTACGGAGTTATGAAGAAAGCCTGAGGAGCCGAGAGGCACATAGGCCTAATGTGAAGAGTGAGAACGTCCTTAAGGTGAATTATAAGAAGAATCCTGATTTTCAGTATGGTGGGTCTGCCAGTGGCTCATCAATAAGATGTTATTCATGTGGTAAGCCTGGACATAAGTCTTTCGAGTGTAAGTTGAAGAAAGACAGAG ATGTATGTAGTGTTCTTGTTGATTGTGGTGCTACTACCCACATCATTACTGATAAATCCAagtttaagtgttttgatgaagaCTTTGATGAATCAAAACATATGGTTGAACTTGCAGATGGTGCAAGATGCAAGAATATTGTTAAAGGTAAAG CTGTTAGTAAAGGAGCTACAGTAAGCTTTAATCCCAATCATTCTGAGTTGATAAGCCCAAATGGTgtgtcttttgaaataaataagaaaggtaaGCTGTATTATCTAAATAATGTAAGCTCATGTAAATCTCGTTCACTAGAGGAGTGGCATCAGGTTTTGGGACATTGCAATGTTAAAGACATTCTGAAGTTAGAAGATAAAGCTGAAG ATGATTATTCAggatctgtttttgtttatttcttgaaacagAAAAGTGATGCACTTAATGCTACTAAGAAATTCCCTGCTGATACTAGTTCTTATGGTGTTGTTAAAAGATTAAGGTGTGATAATGGAGGAGAATTTACTTCTtcagaatttaaagaatttctg GAAGGTGGTGAATCAGAAGATAGTGAATCAGATTCTGATAATGAGAATGTCatttgcaatgaaaagaaaacaactgtTAATGATAATCAAAGTGATCCTGTTTCTAAACCTATCCTTGTTGAAGATGAGCATAGTGAAATTAATGCAGATTTGACTGAAACTGAAAGGAAG GTGGACGATGGGTATATGCCATTAAAGAAGGGTTAA